One segment of Brassica napus cultivar Da-Ae chromosome C3, Da-Ae, whole genome shotgun sequence DNA contains the following:
- the LOC125583685 gene encoding ent-copalyl diphosphate synthase, chloroplastic-like isoform X2, with translation MSFQYYALNSVQNNNFFSPKTTISFRKISRSPFTVAKSKPKGCSISCSKLPIQESKNSQETQHDLSLIQWKHLQGEDAPQIGIGSSNIAIEEAVKRVKSILRNISDGEITISAYDTAWVALIDAGDKTPAFPSAVKWIVDNQLSDGSWGDAHLFSYHDRLINTLACVVALRSWNLFPHQSQKGITFFQENIEKLEEENHEHMPIGFEVAFPSLLEIARGINIDVPYDTPVLKDIFAKKELKLTRIPKEIMHKIPTTLLHSLEGMRDLDWEKLLKLQCQDGSFLFSPSSTAFAFMHTRDNNCLKYLRNAVERFNGGVPSVFPVDLFEHIWIVDRLQRLGISRYFEEGIKECLDYVHRYWTDKGICWARCSHVQDIDDTAMAFRLLRLHGYQVSADVFMNFEKEGEFFCFAGQSNQALTGMFNLYRASQLAFPKEEILKNAKEFSSKYLKHKQEKDELIDKWIIMKDLPGEIGFALEIPWYASLPRVETRFYIEQYGGENDVWIGKTLYRWYEESRLHECGVCRNGLLECFYLAAATIFEEDRSDERMAWAKSSVLVKAISSSFGESSDSRVSLFDQFHNARRSDHHFNDRSMILDRPGSVQPSLLVGILIGTLNQISFDLSMSDGRDVKNLIYQLWEDWLEKWKLDGEGGEGELMLKMILLMKHNDLTSLFSHPHFVRLSKIINRINLISQYSKASRNVEKEKTTKIMENEMEQMVELVLSEIDTFRDVSITFLDVAKAFYYYFSCGDHLQSHIVKVLFQKVL, from the exons GATCTCCTTTCACTGTGGCGAAAAGCAAACCCAAAGGCTGCTCCATATCTTGTTCAAAGCTTCCAATTCAAG AATCCAAGAATTCTCAAGAAACTCAACATGATCTATCTCTTATCCAGTGGAAACATCTTCAAGGAGAAGATGCGCCTCAG ATTGGTATTGGAAGTAGTAATATTGCAATCGAAGAAGCAGTGAAGAGAGTGAAATCGATATTGAGAAACATAAGTGACGGTGAAATTACAATATCAGCTTATGACACAGCCTGGGTTGCATTGATCGACGCCGGAGATAAAACTCCAGCGTTTCCCTCCGCCGTGAAATGGATCGTTGATAATCAACTCTCCGATGGATCTTGGGGTGATGCACATCTTTTCTCTTATCATGATCGTCTCATCAACACACTTGCCTGCGTCGTTGCTCTAAGATCATGGAATCTCTTTCCTCATCAAAGCCAGAaag gaATCACGTTTTTCCAAGAAAATATTGAAAAGCTAGAAGAAGAAAACCATGAGCATATGCCTATTGGATTCGAAGTAGCATTTCCTTCGTTACTTGAAATAGCTCGAGGAATAAACATAGATGTACCGTACGATACTCCGGTCTTGAAAGATATATTCGCCAAGAAAGAGCTAAAGCTAACAAG GATACCAAAAGAGATAATGCACAAGATACCAACAACATTGCTACATAGTTTGGAAGGCATGCGTGATTTAGATTGGGAAAAACTTTTGAAACTTCAATGTCAAGACGGATCATTCCTCTTCTCTCCTTCCTCTACCGCTTTTGCATTCATGCATACCCGAGACAATAATTGTCTCAAGTATTTGCGCAATGCCGTTGAACGTTTCAATGGTGGAG TTCCCAGTGTCTTTCCTGTGGATCTTTTCGAACACATATGGATCGTGGATAGGCTACAACGGTTAGGGATATCGAGATACTTTGAAGAAGGGATTAAAGAGTGTCTTGACTATGTTCACAG ATATTGGACAGACAAAGGCATATGTTGGGCTAGATGTTCCCATGTCCAAGACATTGACGACACAGCCATGGCATTTAGGCTATTAAGACTTCATGGATACCAAGTTTCAGCGG ATGTATTCATGAACTTTGAGAAAGAAGGAGAGTTCTTCTGCTTTGCGGGGCAATCAAACCAAGCGTTGACCGGTATGTTCAATCTATACCGGGCATCGCAATTGGCGTTTCCAAAGGAAGAGATATTGAAAAACGCCAAAGAATTCTCTTCCAAGTATCTGAAACATAAACAAGAAAAAGACGAGTTGATTGATAAATGGATTATAATGAAAGACTTACCTGGCGAG ATTGGGTTTGCGTTAGAGATTCCATGGTACGCCAGCTTGCCTCGAGTGGAGACGAGATTCTATATTGAGCAATATGGTGGAGAAAACGACGTCTGGATTGGCAAGACCCTTTATAG ATGGTATGAAGAAAGTAGGTTACATGAGTGTGGTGTGTGCAGAAACGGGCTCCTCGAGTGCTTTTACCTAGCGGCTGCGACTATCTTCGAAGAAGATAGGTCAGATGAGAGAATGGCTTGGGCCAAATCAAGTGTATTGGTGAAagccatttcttcttcttttggggAATCCTCTGATTCAAGAGTAAGCTTATTCGATCAGTTTCACAATGCTAGACGAAGTGATCATCACTTCAATGACAG GAGCATGATATTGGACCGACCAGGATCGGTTCAGCCGAGTCTGCTTGTCGGAATCTTAATCGGAACTTTGAATCAAATATCCTTCGACCTCTCCATGTCTGATGGGCGTGACGTTAAAAATCTCATCTATCAGTTG TGGGAAGATTGGCTGGAGAAATGGAAATTAGATGGAGAAGGAGGAGAAGGAGAGCTCATGTTGAAGATGATACTTTTAATGAAGCACAATGACCTGACTAGCTTATTCTCTCATCCTCACTTTGTTCGTCTCTCAAAAATCATCAACCGAATCAATCTAATTTCCCAATATTCAAAG GCAAGTAGAAACGTTGAGAAGGAGAAGACAACAAAAATAATGGAGAATGAGATGGAGCAAATGGTTGAGTTAGTATTGTCAGAGATTGACACATTCCGTGATGTCAGCATCACCTTTCTTGATGTAGCAAAGgctttttactattatttttcatgTGGTGATCATCTCCAAAGTCACATCGTCAAAGTCTTATTTCAAAAAGTCTTATAG
- the LOC125583685 gene encoding ent-copalyl diphosphate synthase, chloroplastic-like isoform X1 produces MSFQYYALNSVQNNNFFSPKTTISFRKISRSPFTVAKSKPKGCSISCSKLPIQESKNSQETQHDLSLIQWKHLQGEDAPQIGIGSSNIAIEEAVKRVKSILRNISDGEITISAYDTAWVALIDAGDKTPAFPSAVKWIVDNQLSDGSWGDAHLFSYHDRLINTLACVVALRSWNLFPHQSQKGITFFQENIEKLEEENHEHMPIGFEVAFPSLLEIARGINIDVPYDTPVLKDIFAKKELKLTRIPKEIMHKIPTTLLHSLEGMRDLDWEKLLKLQCQDGSFLFSPSSTAFAFMHTRDNNCLKYLRNAVERFNGGVPSVFPVDLFEHIWIVDRLQRLGISRYFEEGIKECLDYVHRYWTDKGICWARCSHVQDIDDTAMAFRLLRLHGYQVSADVFMNFEKEGEFFCFAGQSNQALTGMFNLYRASQLAFPKEEILKNAKEFSSKYLKHKQEKDELIDKWIIMKDLPGEIGFALEIPWYASLPRVETRFYIEQYGGENDVWIGKTLYRMPYVNNNEYLELAKQDYNSCQALHQLEWDTFQKWYEESRLHECGVCRNGLLECFYLAAATIFEEDRSDERMAWAKSSVLVKAISSSFGESSDSRVSLFDQFHNARRSDHHFNDRSMILDRPGSVQPSLLVGILIGTLNQISFDLSMSDGRDVKNLIYQLWEDWLEKWKLDGEGGEGELMLKMILLMKHNDLTSLFSHPHFVRLSKIINRINLISQYSKASRNVEKEKTTKIMENEMEQMVELVLSEIDTFRDVSITFLDVAKAFYYYFSCGDHLQSHIVKVLFQKVL; encoded by the exons GATCTCCTTTCACTGTGGCGAAAAGCAAACCCAAAGGCTGCTCCATATCTTGTTCAAAGCTTCCAATTCAAG AATCCAAGAATTCTCAAGAAACTCAACATGATCTATCTCTTATCCAGTGGAAACATCTTCAAGGAGAAGATGCGCCTCAG ATTGGTATTGGAAGTAGTAATATTGCAATCGAAGAAGCAGTGAAGAGAGTGAAATCGATATTGAGAAACATAAGTGACGGTGAAATTACAATATCAGCTTATGACACAGCCTGGGTTGCATTGATCGACGCCGGAGATAAAACTCCAGCGTTTCCCTCCGCCGTGAAATGGATCGTTGATAATCAACTCTCCGATGGATCTTGGGGTGATGCACATCTTTTCTCTTATCATGATCGTCTCATCAACACACTTGCCTGCGTCGTTGCTCTAAGATCATGGAATCTCTTTCCTCATCAAAGCCAGAaag gaATCACGTTTTTCCAAGAAAATATTGAAAAGCTAGAAGAAGAAAACCATGAGCATATGCCTATTGGATTCGAAGTAGCATTTCCTTCGTTACTTGAAATAGCTCGAGGAATAAACATAGATGTACCGTACGATACTCCGGTCTTGAAAGATATATTCGCCAAGAAAGAGCTAAAGCTAACAAG GATACCAAAAGAGATAATGCACAAGATACCAACAACATTGCTACATAGTTTGGAAGGCATGCGTGATTTAGATTGGGAAAAACTTTTGAAACTTCAATGTCAAGACGGATCATTCCTCTTCTCTCCTTCCTCTACCGCTTTTGCATTCATGCATACCCGAGACAATAATTGTCTCAAGTATTTGCGCAATGCCGTTGAACGTTTCAATGGTGGAG TTCCCAGTGTCTTTCCTGTGGATCTTTTCGAACACATATGGATCGTGGATAGGCTACAACGGTTAGGGATATCGAGATACTTTGAAGAAGGGATTAAAGAGTGTCTTGACTATGTTCACAG ATATTGGACAGACAAAGGCATATGTTGGGCTAGATGTTCCCATGTCCAAGACATTGACGACACAGCCATGGCATTTAGGCTATTAAGACTTCATGGATACCAAGTTTCAGCGG ATGTATTCATGAACTTTGAGAAAGAAGGAGAGTTCTTCTGCTTTGCGGGGCAATCAAACCAAGCGTTGACCGGTATGTTCAATCTATACCGGGCATCGCAATTGGCGTTTCCAAAGGAAGAGATATTGAAAAACGCCAAAGAATTCTCTTCCAAGTATCTGAAACATAAACAAGAAAAAGACGAGTTGATTGATAAATGGATTATAATGAAAGACTTACCTGGCGAG ATTGGGTTTGCGTTAGAGATTCCATGGTACGCCAGCTTGCCTCGAGTGGAGACGAGATTCTATATTGAGCAATATGGTGGAGAAAACGACGTCTGGATTGGCAAGACCCTTTATAG GATGCCATATGTGAATAATAATGAATATCTGGAATTAGCAAAACAAGACTACAACAGTTGCCAAGCTCTGCATCAACTCGAATGGGACACCTTCCAAAA ATGGTATGAAGAAAGTAGGTTACATGAGTGTGGTGTGTGCAGAAACGGGCTCCTCGAGTGCTTTTACCTAGCGGCTGCGACTATCTTCGAAGAAGATAGGTCAGATGAGAGAATGGCTTGGGCCAAATCAAGTGTATTGGTGAAagccatttcttcttcttttggggAATCCTCTGATTCAAGAGTAAGCTTATTCGATCAGTTTCACAATGCTAGACGAAGTGATCATCACTTCAATGACAG GAGCATGATATTGGACCGACCAGGATCGGTTCAGCCGAGTCTGCTTGTCGGAATCTTAATCGGAACTTTGAATCAAATATCCTTCGACCTCTCCATGTCTGATGGGCGTGACGTTAAAAATCTCATCTATCAGTTG TGGGAAGATTGGCTGGAGAAATGGAAATTAGATGGAGAAGGAGGAGAAGGAGAGCTCATGTTGAAGATGATACTTTTAATGAAGCACAATGACCTGACTAGCTTATTCTCTCATCCTCACTTTGTTCGTCTCTCAAAAATCATCAACCGAATCAATCTAATTTCCCAATATTCAAAG GCAAGTAGAAACGTTGAGAAGGAGAAGACAACAAAAATAATGGAGAATGAGATGGAGCAAATGGTTGAGTTAGTATTGTCAGAGATTGACACATTCCGTGATGTCAGCATCACCTTTCTTGATGTAGCAAAGgctttttactattatttttcatgTGGTGATCATCTCCAAAGTCACATCGTCAAAGTCTTATTTCAAAAAGTCTTATAG
- the LOC111204484 gene encoding F-box protein SKIP17 isoform X1 produces the protein MSLSCCWSRSKQKSGENKTLSTFSLMDPPTSPAAQNPSSLHSDSIISSLLSFPASTPFSIACSFDRELEKALASASDDASVQDRLLNRTIQLASLLLDSTERCFRKRASAHNSVAWVLPPELTVKVFSKLDTKSLMQAAACCTMFNKCAMDRSSYAHIDLTTADNEVVCTMIHRAGKELRSIKLGHVTRRYGPDPAPTSIWFNGPFLSSLAYNNGFLGSRLRSLRLYNIRWMTSSSSFEVFSFCSNLTDLRIVGSNCPFRQLFMTLTKKCRLIEHLCLGTYFPLVGTMDASTVSHLIELVTKSPNLTSLTLLCFQLTNEMARNLVESCRKLKYLNFSRSPKINGHFLRCKYKMLNRAISSKHRYYHNFNIAAGRDLGNSCKESPLQTLVMRNCVKLEEKEVLELCNTLLKGNFKFIRHIDVSSNNGLVSDDGRRSYKPKFPVEKLKEERPDVTLVADFPLERSGKRYHVGVEGDDEELKEIEMMEVENDEEDDDDDSSEDDDDDV, from the exons ATGAGCTTATCATGTTGTTGGAGTCGCTCTAAGCAAAAATCTGGGGAAAATAAAACTCTTTCAACGTTCAGTCTCATGGATCCTCCGACGAGCCCCGCTGCCCAAAACCCTAGCTCTCTCCACTCCGATTCGATCATCTCATCGCTTCTTTCGTTTCCCGCTTCCACTCCGTTCTCCATCGCCTGCTCCTTCGATCGTGAGCTCGAGAAAGCTCTCGCCTCTGCTTCCGACGACGCCTCAGTTCAGGATCGTCTCCTAAATCGAACTATCCAGCTCGCGTCGCTTCTTCTGGACTCCACTGAACGATGCTTCCGCAAGAGAGCTTCTGCTCACAACTCCGTTGCCTGGGTCCTCCCTCCCGAGCTCACCGTCAAG gtgtTTTCGAAGCTTGATACAAAGTCTTTGATGCAAGCGGCTGCGTGCTGCACCATGTTCAACAAATGTGCAATGGACCGTTCATCTTACGCCCACATCGACTTGACTACAGCTGATAATGAAGTTGTGTGTACCATGATCCATCGTGCTGGTAAAGAACTCAG ATCCATCAAGCTTGGTCATGTTACTCGGCGATATGGACCTGATCCTGCTCCTACTTCAATTTGGTTTAATGGACCTTTTCTTTCCTCACTGGCCTATAATAATGGTTTTCTTGG GAGTCGCTTGAGAAGCCTACGGCTTTACAATATCAGATGGATGACCTCTAGTTCCTCATTCGAGGTGTTCTCATTTTGTTCGAATCTCACTGATCTGAGGATTGTTGGATC CAATTGTCCATTTAGGCAGCTATTTATGACCCTGACCAAAAAATGTCGTCTGATAGAGCACCTGTGCTTGGGGACCTATTTCCCCCTAG TAGGTACAATGGACGCGTCAACAGTTTCACACTTGATAGAGTTGGTGACCAAGTCCCCCAACTTAACTTCTCTAACACTCCTATGTTTTCAACTAACCAACGAAATGGCCCGGAATCTTGTTGAG AGTTGTCGAAAACTGAAGTACCTGAATTTTTCCAGGTCGCCTAAAATCAATGGTCATTTTTTGAGGTGCAAATACAAAATGTTAAATAGGGCAATTTCATCCAAACATCGTTATTATCATAATTTCAATATTGCTGCTGGTAGGGATTTGGGGAATAGCTGCAAAGAGAGTCCACTCCAGACTCTAGTAATGCGCAACTGCGTTAAACTAGAGGAG AAAGAAGTCTTGGAACTCTGCAACACATTACTCAAAGGAAACTTCAAATTCATTCGTCACATT GATGTTTCAAGCAATAACGGCTTAGTTTCTGATGATGGCCGGAGATCTTACAAACCAAA GTTTCCTGTGGAGAAGCTGAAAGAAGAAAGACCAGATGTGACACTTGTGGCGGATTTTCCATTAGAAAG GTCAGGGAAGCGTTATCATGTCGGGGTTGAAGGGGATGACGAAGAACTGAAGGAGATAGAGATGATGGAAGTCGAGAACGatgaagaggatgatgatgacgactcgtctgaggatgatgatgacgacGTTTAG
- the LOC111204484 gene encoding F-box protein SKIP17 isoform X3 has protein sequence MSLSCCWSRSKQKSGENKTLSTFSLMDPPTSPAAQNPSSLHSDSIISSLLSFPASTPFSIACSFDRELEKALASASDDASVQDRLLNRTIQLASLLLDSTERCFRKRASAHNSVAWVLPPELTVKVFSKLDTKSLMQAAACCTMFNKCAMDRSSYAHIDLTTADNEVVCTMIHRAGKELRSIKLGHVTRRYGPDPAPTSIWFNGPFLSSLAYNNGFLGSRLRSLRLYNIRWMTSSSSFEVFSFCSNLTDLRIVGSNCPFRQLFMTLTKKCRLIEHLCLGTYFPLVGTMDASTVSHLIELVTKSPNLTSLTLLCFQLTNEMARNLVESCRKLKYLNFSRSPKINGHFLRDLGNSCKESPLQTLVMRNCVKLEEKEVLELCNTLLKGNFKFIRHIDVSSNNGLVSDDGRRSYKPKFPVEKLKEERPDVTLVADFPLERSGKRYHVGVEGDDEELKEIEMMEVENDEEDDDDDSSEDDDDDV, from the exons ATGAGCTTATCATGTTGTTGGAGTCGCTCTAAGCAAAAATCTGGGGAAAATAAAACTCTTTCAACGTTCAGTCTCATGGATCCTCCGACGAGCCCCGCTGCCCAAAACCCTAGCTCTCTCCACTCCGATTCGATCATCTCATCGCTTCTTTCGTTTCCCGCTTCCACTCCGTTCTCCATCGCCTGCTCCTTCGATCGTGAGCTCGAGAAAGCTCTCGCCTCTGCTTCCGACGACGCCTCAGTTCAGGATCGTCTCCTAAATCGAACTATCCAGCTCGCGTCGCTTCTTCTGGACTCCACTGAACGATGCTTCCGCAAGAGAGCTTCTGCTCACAACTCCGTTGCCTGGGTCCTCCCTCCCGAGCTCACCGTCAAG gtgtTTTCGAAGCTTGATACAAAGTCTTTGATGCAAGCGGCTGCGTGCTGCACCATGTTCAACAAATGTGCAATGGACCGTTCATCTTACGCCCACATCGACTTGACTACAGCTGATAATGAAGTTGTGTGTACCATGATCCATCGTGCTGGTAAAGAACTCAG ATCCATCAAGCTTGGTCATGTTACTCGGCGATATGGACCTGATCCTGCTCCTACTTCAATTTGGTTTAATGGACCTTTTCTTTCCTCACTGGCCTATAATAATGGTTTTCTTGG GAGTCGCTTGAGAAGCCTACGGCTTTACAATATCAGATGGATGACCTCTAGTTCCTCATTCGAGGTGTTCTCATTTTGTTCGAATCTCACTGATCTGAGGATTGTTGGATC CAATTGTCCATTTAGGCAGCTATTTATGACCCTGACCAAAAAATGTCGTCTGATAGAGCACCTGTGCTTGGGGACCTATTTCCCCCTAG TAGGTACAATGGACGCGTCAACAGTTTCACACTTGATAGAGTTGGTGACCAAGTCCCCCAACTTAACTTCTCTAACACTCCTATGTTTTCAACTAACCAACGAAATGGCCCGGAATCTTGTTGAG AGTTGTCGAAAACTGAAGTACCTGAATTTTTCCAGGTCGCCTAAAATCAATGGTCATTTTTTGAG GGATTTGGGGAATAGCTGCAAAGAGAGTCCACTCCAGACTCTAGTAATGCGCAACTGCGTTAAACTAGAGGAG AAAGAAGTCTTGGAACTCTGCAACACATTACTCAAAGGAAACTTCAAATTCATTCGTCACATT GATGTTTCAAGCAATAACGGCTTAGTTTCTGATGATGGCCGGAGATCTTACAAACCAAA GTTTCCTGTGGAGAAGCTGAAAGAAGAAAGACCAGATGTGACACTTGTGGCGGATTTTCCATTAGAAAG GTCAGGGAAGCGTTATCATGTCGGGGTTGAAGGGGATGACGAAGAACTGAAGGAGATAGAGATGATGGAAGTCGAGAACGatgaagaggatgatgatgacgactcgtctgaggatgatgatgacgacGTTTAG
- the LOC111204484 gene encoding F-box protein SKIP17 isoform X4, whose amino-acid sequence MSLSCCWSRSKQKSGENKTLSTFSLMDPPTSPAAQNPSSLHSDSIISSLLSFPASTPFSIACSFDRELEKALASASDDASVQDRLLNRTIQLASLLLDSTERCFRKRASAHNSVAWVLPPELTVKVFSKLDTKSLMQAAACCTMFNKCAMDRSSYAHIDLTTADNEVVCTMIHRAGKELRSIKLGHVTRRYGPDPAPTSIWFNGPFLSSLAYNNGFLGSRLRSLRLYNIRWMTSSSSFEVFSFCSNLTDLRIVGSNCPFRQLFMTLTKKCRLIEHLCLGTYFPLGTMDASTVSHLIELVTKSPNLTSLTLLCFQLTNEMARNLVESCRKLKYLNFSRSPKINGHFLRDLGNSCKESPLQTLVMRNCVKLEEKEVLELCNTLLKGNFKFIRHIDVSSNNGLVSDDGRRSYKPKFPVEKLKEERPDVTLVADFPLERSGKRYHVGVEGDDEELKEIEMMEVENDEEDDDDDSSEDDDDDV is encoded by the exons ATGAGCTTATCATGTTGTTGGAGTCGCTCTAAGCAAAAATCTGGGGAAAATAAAACTCTTTCAACGTTCAGTCTCATGGATCCTCCGACGAGCCCCGCTGCCCAAAACCCTAGCTCTCTCCACTCCGATTCGATCATCTCATCGCTTCTTTCGTTTCCCGCTTCCACTCCGTTCTCCATCGCCTGCTCCTTCGATCGTGAGCTCGAGAAAGCTCTCGCCTCTGCTTCCGACGACGCCTCAGTTCAGGATCGTCTCCTAAATCGAACTATCCAGCTCGCGTCGCTTCTTCTGGACTCCACTGAACGATGCTTCCGCAAGAGAGCTTCTGCTCACAACTCCGTTGCCTGGGTCCTCCCTCCCGAGCTCACCGTCAAG gtgtTTTCGAAGCTTGATACAAAGTCTTTGATGCAAGCGGCTGCGTGCTGCACCATGTTCAACAAATGTGCAATGGACCGTTCATCTTACGCCCACATCGACTTGACTACAGCTGATAATGAAGTTGTGTGTACCATGATCCATCGTGCTGGTAAAGAACTCAG ATCCATCAAGCTTGGTCATGTTACTCGGCGATATGGACCTGATCCTGCTCCTACTTCAATTTGGTTTAATGGACCTTTTCTTTCCTCACTGGCCTATAATAATGGTTTTCTTGG GAGTCGCTTGAGAAGCCTACGGCTTTACAATATCAGATGGATGACCTCTAGTTCCTCATTCGAGGTGTTCTCATTTTGTTCGAATCTCACTGATCTGAGGATTGTTGGATC CAATTGTCCATTTAGGCAGCTATTTATGACCCTGACCAAAAAATGTCGTCTGATAGAGCACCTGTGCTTGGGGACCTATTTCCCCCTAG GTACAATGGACGCGTCAACAGTTTCACACTTGATAGAGTTGGTGACCAAGTCCCCCAACTTAACTTCTCTAACACTCCTATGTTTTCAACTAACCAACGAAATGGCCCGGAATCTTGTTGAG AGTTGTCGAAAACTGAAGTACCTGAATTTTTCCAGGTCGCCTAAAATCAATGGTCATTTTTTGAG GGATTTGGGGAATAGCTGCAAAGAGAGTCCACTCCAGACTCTAGTAATGCGCAACTGCGTTAAACTAGAGGAG AAAGAAGTCTTGGAACTCTGCAACACATTACTCAAAGGAAACTTCAAATTCATTCGTCACATT GATGTTTCAAGCAATAACGGCTTAGTTTCTGATGATGGCCGGAGATCTTACAAACCAAA GTTTCCTGTGGAGAAGCTGAAAGAAGAAAGACCAGATGTGACACTTGTGGCGGATTTTCCATTAGAAAG GTCAGGGAAGCGTTATCATGTCGGGGTTGAAGGGGATGACGAAGAACTGAAGGAGATAGAGATGATGGAAGTCGAGAACGatgaagaggatgatgatgacgactcgtctgaggatgatgatgacgacGTTTAG
- the LOC111204484 gene encoding F-box protein SKIP17 isoform X2 produces MSLSCCWSRSKQKSGENKTLSTFSLMDPPTSPAAQNPSSLHSDSIISSLLSFPASTPFSIACSFDRELEKALASASDDASVQDRLLNRTIQLASLLLDSTERCFRKRASAHNSVAWVLPPELTVKVFSKLDTKSLMQAAACCTMFNKCAMDRSSYAHIDLTTADNEVVCTMIHRAGKELRSIKLGHVTRRYGPDPAPTSIWFNGPFLSSLAYNNGFLGSRLRSLRLYNIRWMTSSSSFEVFSFCSNLTDLRIVGSNCPFRQLFMTLTKKCRLIEHLCLGTYFPLGTMDASTVSHLIELVTKSPNLTSLTLLCFQLTNEMARNLVESCRKLKYLNFSRSPKINGHFLRCKYKMLNRAISSKHRYYHNFNIAAGRDLGNSCKESPLQTLVMRNCVKLEEKEVLELCNTLLKGNFKFIRHIDVSSNNGLVSDDGRRSYKPKFPVEKLKEERPDVTLVADFPLERSGKRYHVGVEGDDEELKEIEMMEVENDEEDDDDDSSEDDDDDV; encoded by the exons ATGAGCTTATCATGTTGTTGGAGTCGCTCTAAGCAAAAATCTGGGGAAAATAAAACTCTTTCAACGTTCAGTCTCATGGATCCTCCGACGAGCCCCGCTGCCCAAAACCCTAGCTCTCTCCACTCCGATTCGATCATCTCATCGCTTCTTTCGTTTCCCGCTTCCACTCCGTTCTCCATCGCCTGCTCCTTCGATCGTGAGCTCGAGAAAGCTCTCGCCTCTGCTTCCGACGACGCCTCAGTTCAGGATCGTCTCCTAAATCGAACTATCCAGCTCGCGTCGCTTCTTCTGGACTCCACTGAACGATGCTTCCGCAAGAGAGCTTCTGCTCACAACTCCGTTGCCTGGGTCCTCCCTCCCGAGCTCACCGTCAAG gtgtTTTCGAAGCTTGATACAAAGTCTTTGATGCAAGCGGCTGCGTGCTGCACCATGTTCAACAAATGTGCAATGGACCGTTCATCTTACGCCCACATCGACTTGACTACAGCTGATAATGAAGTTGTGTGTACCATGATCCATCGTGCTGGTAAAGAACTCAG ATCCATCAAGCTTGGTCATGTTACTCGGCGATATGGACCTGATCCTGCTCCTACTTCAATTTGGTTTAATGGACCTTTTCTTTCCTCACTGGCCTATAATAATGGTTTTCTTGG GAGTCGCTTGAGAAGCCTACGGCTTTACAATATCAGATGGATGACCTCTAGTTCCTCATTCGAGGTGTTCTCATTTTGTTCGAATCTCACTGATCTGAGGATTGTTGGATC CAATTGTCCATTTAGGCAGCTATTTATGACCCTGACCAAAAAATGTCGTCTGATAGAGCACCTGTGCTTGGGGACCTATTTCCCCCTAG GTACAATGGACGCGTCAACAGTTTCACACTTGATAGAGTTGGTGACCAAGTCCCCCAACTTAACTTCTCTAACACTCCTATGTTTTCAACTAACCAACGAAATGGCCCGGAATCTTGTTGAG AGTTGTCGAAAACTGAAGTACCTGAATTTTTCCAGGTCGCCTAAAATCAATGGTCATTTTTTGAGGTGCAAATACAAAATGTTAAATAGGGCAATTTCATCCAAACATCGTTATTATCATAATTTCAATATTGCTGCTGGTAGGGATTTGGGGAATAGCTGCAAAGAGAGTCCACTCCAGACTCTAGTAATGCGCAACTGCGTTAAACTAGAGGAG AAAGAAGTCTTGGAACTCTGCAACACATTACTCAAAGGAAACTTCAAATTCATTCGTCACATT GATGTTTCAAGCAATAACGGCTTAGTTTCTGATGATGGCCGGAGATCTTACAAACCAAA GTTTCCTGTGGAGAAGCTGAAAGAAGAAAGACCAGATGTGACACTTGTGGCGGATTTTCCATTAGAAAG GTCAGGGAAGCGTTATCATGTCGGGGTTGAAGGGGATGACGAAGAACTGAAGGAGATAGAGATGATGGAAGTCGAGAACGatgaagaggatgatgatgacgactcgtctgaggatgatgatgacgacGTTTAG